ATATTCAATAAGGTTTTTTACCAGGTTACCAGTAGCGCTTAGCTTCAGTTGATCAATAACATTACGTATCATAGAAACGGCTTGCACCGTTTGTCTATGATATTTTTGGGGGTAATCAGATCGCACCGTTCAAAAATCGTGCCACAAATCCCACGAATCCACCCCCAAGGACTAACCAAGCTGAGTTGATTTTGAAGCGAAAAACAGCAATTAAACTCAGGAGTGTCAACAGCACAGTCAACCAATCTATAATTGCAGCGCGTCCCAAGGTATACGTAACTACTGCCATCAGTCCCAAAGAAGCTGCATTTACCCCATCTAAAAAACTACTCACCCAAGAAGATTGACGTAGCTTAGGAACCCAAGGGTTAACGATCCATACCAAAACAAAGGCAGGCAGAAAGATACCAATTGTTCCGGCGATCGCTCCTGCATGACCTGCCAATAGGTAACCTATAAAAGTAGCTGTGGTAAATACTGGACCTGGTGTAAACTGACCAATAGCGATCGCGTCTAAAAGCTGTTGAGAAGTGAGCCAATGGTTCTGTTCTACGAGTTCCCTTTGTAAGAACGCTAACAGTACATAGCCACTACCGTACAACACAGAGCCGATTTTTAAAAAGAACAAAAACACCTGAAGCCAACTCACAGAAGTAGCGACAGTTGCACCTCCGGTCTGTCCCATAACTAGAGAAATAGGTAGTAACCAAGCTGCTGATGTTCTATTTTTACTCTGCCACAGATTTTTGAAAAACATTACCCCTAGCCCAGCCAGCAGTAGCAACAGCAGTTCATCCACCTTGAGGAAAAAGGCGATAATTACGGCTATTGCAGCAATAGTTGTTGGAATATCCTTAATAGCTTTTTTACCCAACAGCCACACTGCTTGTACGACGATCGCAATAATTACGGGTTTAATACCATAAAGTAACCATTCAACTTGAGGAATGGTTTGGTAGCGAGCATAAATGGCTGCCAGAGTCCAAACAATAATCATGGCAGGTAAAATGAAGCATGAACCAGCAACGAGCAGTCCAAGCCATCCAGCTCTCTCATAGCCAATATGAATTGCCAACTCAGTAGAATTGGGACCAGGTATCAGGTTGGTTATACCTAGCAAATCTAAAAGCTTCTCGCGGCTCAACCATTGGCGACGAGTCACCACTTCTGAATCCATCATTGCGATGTGGGCTGCGGGACCTCCAAAGGCGATCGCGCCCAATTTCAAAAAAACAAGTGCTAGTTCTTGAAGTCGTTGTTTTTGTTGTTGTGGATTTAATTCAGCATAAGGGATTGACTGTCCAGCCAACTGAGTATCTTCAGCATTTTGAGACATTGGTTCCAACCTTCCTTCTGATGAAATGGATCGTTCGTATCTCCCCCGTTGCTAAATATAGCTAGATTCGGCTCTAAATTATACTCCAGGATTTTTCAATTCGTGACGTGCAGTACTGCCTTACCAGGAAAGCCCCTATCGAGTAGTTTTTGTGCCACCTCAGCTATTTGTGTCCAATCAGCTTCTAAATCGATGTGAGGACGCAATTGTCCTGATTGTACTAAATTTGCCAGCCGTTTCAACCCAACTGCTGCCGATTCTCGTTGTAGTTCATGAAACAATATAAAACCGTATAAACTCGCACCACCTGTACCATAGAAGCGTTGAGCGTTGAATGTTACTTCATTTCCCCCTGAGGTGCCAAACAGAATAATCGCCCCATCTGGTGCCAACAAACCGAGGGCTGTTCCCAGGACATTCCCGCCTACTGACTCTAAAATCAAATGATATGGACCGTACTCACTGGCTGCTGAAACGTCTTCACCAATGACAACAGAATGCGCCCCAGCGTCTTTGACAAAAGCTTCGTATTCTGGACGGCGAATGTGTGCGACAACCTGCGCCCCACTCAACCGTGCTAACTGGATGGCAAAGTTACCAACGCCACCGGATGCACCTGTAATTAAAACTGGACGACCAAGAAGCGAACCACCTTTGAGTAAAGCATGGTAAGCCGTTAAACCTGCCACAGGTAATGTAGCAGCTTGGGCAAAGGATACTGAAGGTGGTAATTCTGCTAGAGAGTGGGTGGGTACAGACACCAATTCTCCCCAAGCACCAGAACGAAGAAAACCAACTACCCGCGTTCCTTGAGCTGGTCCGGAACCATCAGCGGCAGGAGTTTCAACTGTTCCCGCTAAGTCCCAACCAGGACGCCAAAGCGCTTCAGCAGTAGTGGAACGTCTGATTTCACCTCGGTTGAGAGAAATTGCTGCTACCCTAATCACCGCCTCATTAGCAGCAGGTGTCGGTGCATCAACCTCACGCAGTGCCAAACGTCCTGATACATTGGGATCGACAACGACGGCACGTATTTTACTCATGTTGAAAGTCTCCTGAATGAGTTTGAAAGTTATGACTTGATCTACTTTCTTGAGAAAGAATAGTAATAATTTCGCTCAGTAAATTTGTCCGGACTTAAAATACAACAGTTTGGATCTGCATAGAAAGCTTTACTTAGTATTCAGCTTCTAACTCACAAACCAATTTCAGTGATTGAGTACTATTACAAACTTCACTAAATCGATAGATTAATTGTATTTTCTAATTTAGAACAATATCACAGCAAACCTTAACAAGCAAGCTATCTGCTTCAACAAGAACCCCGACTTCTCGCGAGAAATCCGGGTTCTGAAGATTGTTGGCAACTCAATTTACGATTATTCATGATATGAATTTAATAGTTAGATTACCTAACTATTCTATGAACCCGATAGCTACTTGATGAGACACCATTTCCAGCAAAAGCGATACCATAAAGGCTTATTGCTCTGCTGGTCGCATAACTCAAGAGAATAATGAAACAGATAACGCGCCGTAAATTTATTGCAACAGCTACTATAGCAACAGGTTTTGCCTTAGCAGTACAACCGGTTTCTGCCAAAGTCATCACCACCGATAGCAAAGGATTAGTCACGGGTGCGGTGAAAATACCTGTTCAAGATGGCGAAATTCCGGCTTACAGGGCGATGCCTGCAAAAGGTGGAAATTTCCCGATTGTCCTAGTTATTCAGGAAATCTTTGGTGTACACGAACACATTCAGGATGTATGCCGTCGTTTTGCTAAGTTAGGGTATGTGGCGATCGCACCCGAATTATTTGTGCGTCAAGGTGATGTCTCGAAGTTAAGCAGCATCGAAGAAATTCGACCAATAGTAGCTAAAGTGCCAGATGCTCAAGTGTTATCCGATCTCGATGCCACAGTAGACTGGACTGTGAAATCATCAAAGGGCAATAGCAATAAGTTGGGGATTACAGGCTTCTGCTGGGGTGGTCGTATTACCTGGTTGTATGCGGCACACAATCCTCAAGTTAAGGCAGGTGTCGCTTGGTACGGGCGACTAGTAGGCGATGTCACTGAACTAACACCTAAGAATCCTGTCGATATTGCCTCTGGGCTGAAAGTCCCTGTTCTCGGACTCTATGGTGGCAAGGATACAGGCATTCCTCTTGATACTGTCGAACAGATGCGCGATCGCCTGAAGTCAGGCAGCAGCAAATCGGAAATCATTGTCTACCCAGATGCACCCCATGCCTTTTTTGCCGATTATCGCCCCTCCTACCGGGAGAAAGAAGCGAAAGAAGGCTGGCAACGACTTCAGGATTGGTTTAAGCAGCATGGAACGAGTGGGTGAGGATGGAACTTACGGGAACCTTACTGGCTGTACGTGGTATTTAACTGTGCGAGAATTTGGAATAATAGCTTTATTTCTGTCGCGCTGTACTAGTAATGTGGAAGATAATGTGGAAGAAAGTACCACCAGAGATAGCACAAGAGTGTGAAATTCTATTACTACTCAAATTATCTTGAACTTACCAGATGAAGTCTACAAAAAAGCCGAACATTTTGCCCAACTCACTAACCGTGCTGTGGGTGATATTTTGACGCAAGCAATAGCACTTTCTCTGTCTCCAGTCAGTCCCCAGTCTACATCGATTGACAGCAAAGAAACTCCCTCTATTGTTTCTTTATCTGATGAAGAAGTTATCGCCGTCACCGAATTACAGATCGAGCCAGAACAAGACTAAAGGTTAAGCGAATTGCTATACAATCAACAAGCTGGGACACTTGCCGATACTGAGCATTCTGAACTTTGGATTTAATGCAAGTTTATCAACAAAAACTATTACTTAAAGCTCAAGCTTTACGTGAAGCAGTCCAGCGAGGTTTACGAGAACCTTTAGATGCGTGAGTTCAAGCTGGATGTCAGAAACACTCAGAGAAAAAATTCGCACTCAAGCAGGTAATCAATGTGGTTACTGTCGTAGTTTACAAAAGTATGTATGCTCTTGGACTTTTAGAAATTGAACACATTATTCCCAAAGCTAAAGGAGGTACAGAGGATGAAGATAATTTATGGTTAGCTTGTCGCCTGTGTAACGGTTATAAAGGAATTCAAACTGATACAGTAGATCCCGTAACTGGTAGAAGAGTAAAGTTATTTAATCCCAGGAAACAAGAGTGGTCAAGACATTTTGAATGGGGTGAAGATGGGACTCAAATTATTGGACGTACTGCTTGTGGTCGAGTTACAGTTATCGCCCTACAACTAAACAACATTGTATCAGTTACAGTTAGACAACAATGGGTATTAGCGGGTTGGCATCCTCCAAAAGAAATTTAATTATGAATAAGTCCAACTACTACGACAATATTGCACCGATCTATGACCAAACGCGCTGGTTAACACAAACAGTAGCAGAGGCAGTCGCTGACTTTATTGTTGAACTTGTTGGTGCGACACTAGAGACATCTTTTCTAGAACCAGGCATTGGCACAGGATTGAATGTTCTTCCTCTGGTCAGACGTGGCTATGCTGTAACGGGAATTGATGTCTCTGAAGAAATGCTTAATCAGTTGCGTCAGAAATTAAATGGAACTCCTCCCAATTTGAAGCTGATCCACGCTGATGCTTCACAGTTACCTTTTCCAGATAACAGTTTTGATGTTGTATTAACTGTTCACATGGTTCATACTGTCTCTGAGTGGACAGCATTTTTAGATGACATTGATCGAGTACTGAAGCCTGGAGGTTTTTATCTCAATTGTCAATGGATTACCCCACCAGCCAGAAGAGAATTTGAAGGCTATTTCCGAGAGATACTGTCCAAATATGAAGGTTCAAAGCCAGAATCAAAGCGTGTTGATGCGCCAATACAAGATATAAATGTAGAAGGATATTTACATCAAAAAGGTTACGTATCAAATTACTTGGTAGCTAAGGAATGGATCGTTAGCAATACGGTTGAGGAGTTACTAAGTTTTTTCCAATCCCGTGCATATGGTTTCTGTTGGCAGGTATCAGATGAAATCTTTGATAAAAAAATGAAAGACTTTCAAGAGTTTTGTATCAGGCATTATGGTTCTTTGGAAAGAATTATTTCATCAAAAGCTAAGTTTGAAATATGGGCTTATAGAGCAGTATAACACTATAAATTACGTAAAAAATCAGCAATGATTGAGTCAGAATTCAGAATTGATAAGGAGTGTATTATGATTGGTATATTCATTTAGGACTCCTCCGGCGCAATTAATAACGCTAATGCCACTTTTGATACTTAACACCTTCAGTCGCGGACTGATCGGATCAAAGGCGATGCACGGTGCCATCCAGCCGATGCCAGAAATTGCTGGAGTTGGATCCGCTACGGTGGGATTTATGCAAATGCTGAGCGGTGCCTTAGCCAGTGCGCTTATCGCCTTCCTCTATGACGGACGAACAGCGATGCTCCAGCAGGGAGCGCTAGCATTGCTGATCGCCATGTCCAGTGTGATGGCAGTGTTTGCGATACGCGTTCGCGCAGCGTGTCCGAAGGACTCAGCGTCAAGCCTCCGGCTTATCGCCTCCCTCGCCGCATATGCTGGACTCGCACGCCCCGCCGCAGCAAAGTCGTGAACGCTATCATTGACAAAATATGCCAAAACTAGCATACTGTCAATATGAGTTTTTCACTAAAAGCAGTTGAGTGGGTTGGAAGCTCGCTTGATGATTTGAAAGAGTTCCCAGAAGAAGTTCAGCAGGTGATGGGTTACGCTCTTTATTTAGCTCAGTGTGGCGAGAAGCATAATTCTGCAAAACCGCTTAAAGGATTTAAAGGTGCTGGAGTATTGGAAGTTGTAGAAGACTTTGATGGCGATACTTACAGAGCCGTTTACACAGTGAAATTGGAAGGCGTGGTTTATGTTTTACACGCGTTTGAGAAAAAATCAAAGCATGGTATAGCTACGCCAAAGCAAGATATCGAACTAATCGAAGCAAGATTCAAACGAGCAAAACAGCATCACGCCCAGAACTATAGCGCCAAGCAAAAGGAAGAGAAAAATGACTGAGGAAATCAACGTCAAAGCAAGTAGTGGTAATGTTTTTGCAGATTTAGGTCTAGCTAATCCTGATGAGCTACTTGTTAAAGCAGAACTTGCACGTCAAATTAGCGAAATCATCACCAAACAGAATATGACTCAAATTGAAGCTGCGGAACTTTTAGGAGTGGATCAACCTAAGATTTCTGCCCT
This portion of the Brasilonema sennae CENA114 genome encodes:
- the chrA gene encoding chromate efflux transporter is translated as MSQNAEDTQLAGQSIPYAELNPQQQKQRLQELALVFLKLGAIAFGGPAAHIAMMDSEVVTRRQWLSREKLLDLLGITNLIPGPNSTELAIHIGYERAGWLGLLVAGSCFILPAMIIVWTLAAIYARYQTIPQVEWLLYGIKPVIIAIVVQAVWLLGKKAIKDIPTTIAAIAVIIAFFLKVDELLLLLLAGLGVMFFKNLWQSKNRTSAAWLLPISLVMGQTGGATVATSVSWLQVFLFFLKIGSVLYGSGYVLLAFLQRELVEQNHWLTSQQLLDAIAIGQFTPGPVFTTATFIGYLLAGHAGAIAGTIGIFLPAFVLVWIVNPWVPKLRQSSWVSSFLDGVNAASLGLMAVVTYTLGRAAIIDWLTVLLTLLSLIAVFRFKINSAWLVLGGGFVGFVARFLNGAI
- a CDS encoding zinc-binding dehydrogenase gives rise to the protein MSKIRAVVVDPNVSGRLALREVDAPTPAANEAVIRVAAISLNRGEIRRSTTAEALWRPGWDLAGTVETPAADGSGPAQGTRVVGFLRSGAWGELVSVPTHSLAELPPSVSFAQAATLPVAGLTAYHALLKGGSLLGRPVLITGASGGVGNFAIQLARLSGAQVVAHIRRPEYEAFVKDAGAHSVVIGEDVSAASEYGPYHLILESVGGNVLGTALGLLAPDGAIILFGTSGGNEVTFNAQRFYGTGGASLYGFILFHELQRESAAVGLKRLANLVQSGQLRPHIDLEADWTQIAEVAQKLLDRGFPGKAVLHVTN
- a CDS encoding dienelactone hydrolase family protein, with product MKQITRRKFIATATIATGFALAVQPVSAKVITTDSKGLVTGAVKIPVQDGEIPAYRAMPAKGGNFPIVLVIQEIFGVHEHIQDVCRRFAKLGYVAIAPELFVRQGDVSKLSSIEEIRPIVAKVPDAQVLSDLDATVDWTVKSSKGNSNKLGITGFCWGGRITWLYAAHNPQVKAGVAWYGRLVGDVTELTPKNPVDIASGLKVPVLGLYGGKDTGIPLDTVEQMRDRLKSGSSKSEIIVYPDAPHAFFADYRPSYREKEAKEGWQRLQDWFKQHGTSG
- a CDS encoding HNH endonuclease produces the protein MVTVVVYKSMYALGLLEIEHIIPKAKGGTEDEDNLWLACRLCNGYKGIQTDTVDPVTGRRVKLFNPRKQEWSRHFEWGEDGTQIIGRTACGRVTVIALQLNNIVSVTVRQQWVLAGWHPPKEI
- a CDS encoding class I SAM-dependent methyltransferase, with translation MNKSNYYDNIAPIYDQTRWLTQTVAEAVADFIVELVGATLETSFLEPGIGTGLNVLPLVRRGYAVTGIDVSEEMLNQLRQKLNGTPPNLKLIHADASQLPFPDNSFDVVLTVHMVHTVSEWTAFLDDIDRVLKPGGFYLNCQWITPPARREFEGYFREILSKYEGSKPESKRVDAPIQDINVEGYLHQKGYVSNYLVAKEWIVSNTVEELLSFFQSRAYGFCWQVSDEIFDKKMKDFQEFCIRHYGSLERIISSKAKFEIWAYRAV
- a CDS encoding type II toxin-antitoxin system RelE/ParE family toxin, with the translated sequence MSFSLKAVEWVGSSLDDLKEFPEEVQQVMGYALYLAQCGEKHNSAKPLKGFKGAGVLEVVEDFDGDTYRAVYTVKLEGVVYVLHAFEKKSKHGIATPKQDIELIEARFKRAKQHHAQNYSAKQKEEKND
- a CDS encoding helix-turn-helix domain-containing protein, producing the protein MTEEINVKASSGNVFADLGLANPDELLVKAELARQISEIITKQNMTQIEAAELLGVDQPKISALMRGKLSGFSTERLFRFLNALGCDVQIVVKAKPESRKHAQIKVYTL